The following proteins are encoded in a genomic region of Brachypodium distachyon strain Bd21 chromosome 1, Brachypodium_distachyon_v3.0, whole genome shotgun sequence:
- the LOC100845737 gene encoding MEIOTIC F-BOX protein MOF: protein MCRLLARLPNVGCLHLSGFTTTVLLEEESQEFPTLNQLKTLILDHCEVGVNFHALTSILRNTPDLETLRLHQCKFLGSKPKRRRTPSKRCGSRTTTLHQRKNLKLIEIKSRQGDAPQILRLLSEVSKEMPLAQWRHVNQASDVAGLTTMQFHRTEKGGKLV from the exons ATGTGCCGCCTCCTCGCTCGGCTCCCCAACGTCGGCTGCCTCCATCTCTCTGGCTTCACCACCACC GTGTTGCTAGAGGAGGAATCACAAGAATTCCCAACCCTGAATCAATTAAAAACCTTGATTCTGGACCATTGTGAGGTTGGAGTCAACTTCCACGCGCTTACTAGTATCCTTCGAAACACCCCTGATTTGGAGACACTTCGATTGCACCAATGCAAG TTTTTAGGCTCGAAAcccaagaggaggaggacaccTTCCAAACGCTGTGGCTCAAGAACTACAACTCTCCATCAACGCAAGAACCTGAAATTGATAGAGATCAAGAGCCGTCAGGGCGACGCGCCTCAAATCCTTCGACTTCTATCGGAGGTTTCCAAGGAAATGCCGCTGGCACAGTGGCGGCATGTCAACCAAGCGAGTGATGTGGCAGGCTTGACGACGATGCAATTTCATAGAACGGAGAAAGGGGGAAAATTGGTTTAG
- the LOC100843940 gene encoding MEIOTIC F-BOX protein MOF isoform X2: MERCGSSYAFAAMGSTILRRFAFVRPIDGNIIAADLIRVAPRLEYLRLDLLSDGHQSADEPAPEGQAPPLPSVAEASIRISHFDPYHYNLEREKNKLGFCQAMCRLLARIPNVVCLHLSGFTTTALLQEKSHEFPTLNQLRTLLLDDCELGPNFYTLSSSILQNTPKLETLGLHRCKEEYNTCSF, translated from the exons ATGGAGCGCTGCGGGTCCAGTTACGCGTTCGCCGCCATGGGCTCAACCATCCTCAGGCGGTTCGCGTTCGTCCGCCCCATCGACGGCAACATCATCGCCGCCGACCTCATCCGCGTGGCTCCCCGCCTCGAGTACCTGCGCCTCGATCTGCTCAGCGACGGGCATCAgagcgccgacgagcccgCCCCGGAGGGccaggcgccgccgctgccgtccgtCGCCGAGGCCTCGATCCGTATCTCCCACTTCGATCCGTATCACTATAATCTAGAGCGGGAGAAGAACAAGCTCGGGTTCTGCCAGGCCATGTGCAGACTCCTCGCTCGAATCCCCAACGTTGTCTGCCTCCATCTCTCCGGCTTCACCACCACC GCGTTGCTACAGGAGAAATCCCATGAATTCCCAACACTGAATCAATTGAGAACCTTGCTTCTGGACGATTGTGAGCTTGGACCCAACTTCTATACGCTAAGCAGCAGTATCCTTCAGAACACCCCTAAGTTGGAGACACTTGGATTGCACCGATGCAAGGAGGAGTACAACACA TGCAGTTTTTAG
- the LOC100843940 gene encoding MEIOTIC F-BOX protein MOF isoform X1 — MERCGSSYAFAAMGSTILRRFAFVRPIDGNIIAADLIRVAPRLEYLRLDLLSDGHQSADEPAPEGQAPPLPSVAEASIRISHFDPYHYNLEREKNKLGFCQAMCRLLARIPNVVCLHLSGFTTTALLQEKSHEFPTLNQLRTLLLDDCELGPNFYTLSSSILQNTPKLETLGLHRCKEEYNTFLDSTPKRRRTPSKRRGTTAATTLHPCKNLKFIEIKSRQDDVFQILGILSEVFEEMPLAQWRRVDQARDVAGLMTVQFHRTKQGAKLVES, encoded by the exons ATGGAGCGCTGCGGGTCCAGTTACGCGTTCGCCGCCATGGGCTCAACCATCCTCAGGCGGTTCGCGTTCGTCCGCCCCATCGACGGCAACATCATCGCCGCCGACCTCATCCGCGTGGCTCCCCGCCTCGAGTACCTGCGCCTCGATCTGCTCAGCGACGGGCATCAgagcgccgacgagcccgCCCCGGAGGGccaggcgccgccgctgccgtccgtCGCCGAGGCCTCGATCCGTATCTCCCACTTCGATCCGTATCACTATAATCTAGAGCGGGAGAAGAACAAGCTCGGGTTCTGCCAGGCCATGTGCAGACTCCTCGCTCGAATCCCCAACGTTGTCTGCCTCCATCTCTCCGGCTTCACCACCACC GCGTTGCTACAGGAGAAATCCCATGAATTCCCAACACTGAATCAATTGAGAACCTTGCTTCTGGACGATTGTGAGCTTGGACCCAACTTCTATACGCTAAGCAGCAGTATCCTTCAGAACACCCCTAAGTTGGAGACACTTGGATTGCACCGATGCAAGGAGGAGTACAACACA TTTTTAGACTCGacgccgaagaggaggaggacaccTTCCAAACGCCGTGGCACGACAGCAGCAACAACTCTTCATCCGTGCAAGAACCTGAAATTTATAGAGATCAAGAGCCGTCAAGACGACGTGTTTCAAATCCTTGGAATTCTATCGGAGGTTTTCGAGGAAATGCCGCTGGCACAGTGGCGGCGGGTTGACCAAGCGAGAGATGTGGCGGGCTTGATGACAGTGCAATTTCATAGAACCAAGCAAGGGGCAAAACTGGTTGAGAGTTAG